The DNA segment GGGACTCCTACCTAAAGCGAGTCGACTCTCTGGCACTGGCCACTAGGTCATCGACAGAAAGACTTCCTAGTTCATCCTCTACTTCGACCAGCCTCACTGGCCATCGATCCAGCTCAGCGTGAAGAGGTGCAACCCTTGTATTGATCGGATCCTCCCCCCCTACTAAGCAAAGTGGACAGCCGGAGAGATGCTTTGGTTGATTTCCTCAATTATTGATGAACCTTGGACAGCTTTCTCTGAAAGCACCGAGGAAACATCTCTGTGGGATTTGGCGATCGAGGATAAGTATAAGTAAGGCCTTTATGCGGTCCAGAACAGATCGAGCAGGGGCAAGTAAGGCATCATGCTTTCCCGGGGAGATcctttcaatatatataataatagtgaAGCTTCTCGCGCATTCGTGCTTGCTGTGAAAGTGATATTCGTAATCAAGAGATGGGGCTGCCTACAACACTAAGAAGCAATGGGGACAAAACAAGAGTTCCGTGCCAAGCATAAAGATTGAATCAATAGGACCGTATTCTAATCCTAGAAATGCCAGAACTCTCTTTCTGAATGTCTCGACTTTCTTTCTCAAAAAACCGGACAGGGGTGCGGAAATAGCAAGAATAAAATGAATAGGCTCTTGTCAATAGGTTGTTTGGCAGCTTTACGCGAATCCACACTAGCTAACTTTACACAGAAGGACCACCACCATTGATACATTGATAGTGGATTAAGTGGCATTGTATATTTATGCCCAAGTGCGGAGAAACTTAAGTAAGGGTATCCTATTGCTAAACATCCGGCTACCATAGTTTTTTGGGAAGAAGCCCATGTCTGGAGCTATGCCACTTTATAATCATTAATATTCGCGGACACAACCACCAGAAGCCATATCTTTCGAAGGAAATGAAACGGAGaatgatatataaatatgaAGTAAAGAAATATAGAATTAGAAAAAGCGGTATGGTATAAAGGCTTACGACCTGGAGATTCTTAGCTTTTTAGACACAATCTATGTTACTAGCTATTCAGTGGATTCCTAGCCCTTGACTCATGGTAGAGAACACCTATTGGCTcgctttctttctctttatgTGGGGACGAGAACAAACTGACTATAAATCCGCGGAATCCACTACCTGCCCCTGCTTCTTGGTCACCAGAATCCACTGTCTCTACCTGTGCTCTAGCTTCGGGTTCACCTAGGTGGGAAACTAGCTCTCTTTATGTGTAGATATGGCTGGTGAAACTGTTGGACGAACAGGACTCGTCTTTAATGCGGGCTTTCTACATACCACAGGGATTCTAGAAGTGTACTCTGATTTAAACGACCTGGTATCTTGATTGCTGCTATTTTGATTTACCCCGAGCCGGTTCCGGGGCCAGCGTCTATTAAGAAGGGGATAGCCGGCTTATTTCGCTCCTAAATACATTTAATTTAGCCTTTCTCCGGAACTACTTTGAATACCGATccttcccaaatcaaatgcaACTGATTAAAGAGCAGCAGCTCACTCGGTCGTAGGGAAAATAGTAATATATTAGTCATTCATCGCCTTGAGCGGAGCCTGGTCTGGGATCGAGCCCTTCTGCCCTTCCTAAGGATCATATTACCGTGTTGGCTAAACTAGCTTTCTGGCTTTGAGCTGGAACAAGGTATGATCCAACAGAAGGGCAGAGCCCGTTTCCGATGTGAGATAGAATATCTGGGGATCACTAAATAAAGCGTTCGCCTCTATCGCCTACTTACTCGGGGATTCCGTCTTAGATCTCCCGATCCGCCCCTGCGAGTGCTGggactttctctttttttccttctaACTATGGGCAGGTTTTCAGCTCATTCCTTTGATGAGTCTGAGACAACTCCATCTCTTCAAATCAAATAGAGTACATCAGAGATTGTGACCTCTTTGCTTAAACGAGGTAGCCATACCTAACCTACTAAGGGTTAATCAAAGAAATAGCGTAAGTGAAGCCCTTAATGCAAGCACTAAGTAAGAAACCTACCTTTCCTCAACTCTTGGGCTTGAGGCTTCTTTTCAAGCTGAAtagaaatggaagaagaagacagcTGGTAGCGCAGGTTGGATCAACGCGTAGATTCCAGCTGTCCTTGTTGAATGATCGAGTAGCTTCGACTTCACCTTTTATCGAAATTGGGTGGGTGAATGTTCAGTCTATCTGAGTATAAGATCGAAAagaatgaatgcattgattgcaTTTCAAGTGAGATGTCCAAGAGAAAGGGAACGAGGGGAAGAAGCGACGAAGAAAAGAAGTGAATGAAAAAGCATGGCATGACGAGAATGGAGAAATTCGAGATGTTAGAAAGTGCAAAATCTATAATAGCAAAAATCCGAGAGGATTACCTCGTTGTTCTTTGTCTCATAATAATTATTCTGCTTCTGATCTTCCTATACTATTACTTTGACCAATCTAACAAATTGGCTttagaattaataaaaaacGAAGACGTCAAATCTATCAAAATCGGTATGTCAggtttagaaattaaaaagaaatgagAACAAGCATGGCATGACGAGAATGGAGAAATTCGAGATGTTAGAAGGTGCAAAATCAATGGGTGCCGGAGCTGCTACAATTGCTTCAGCGGGAGCTGCTGTAGGTATCGGAAAcgtattcagttcattaattCATTCCGTGGCAAGAAATCCATCATTGGCAAAACAGTTATTCGGATATGCAATCCTGGGCTTTGCTCTAACCGAGGCTATTGCCTTGTTCGCATTAATGATGGCCTTTCtgattctctttgttttctaaGTTTATCCTTTTGAAAGGTGTAGTCTCTCCTACCTGAGGAAGAGGACGAGGCCACCccctttcttattattttattagggGTGTGGGAAAGGAGAGAGGGAATGCGGGCTCCTTTCACTTGAGtgaattcttttcttctttcctttactACGATACAACGAATGAATTGAGTCAAATGAATGTACAATATTCACTCAGAAGCGGCAACTGCTTTCGCTTCTTCAATAGTTTAGGGCGGGGTCAATTATGGGGCAGAAAGGTTCTCAGTAGAGCTTTTTCGGTACTCAGAACATTCTCAGTCGTCAGTCGCGGTCATTCTTCCCTCCCGAGTCCCAGGAAGTCACTTATAGTATCCTTTCCCTGAGCTATTTCATATCCTCATCCCTCTAAGACACTTCCGGAAGAAAGAACCCAGCTTACCAAACGAGCGAAGCGTAGGTCATAAAGCAGC comes from the Arachis duranensis cultivar V14167 chromosome 7, aradu.V14167.gnm2.J7QH, whole genome shotgun sequence genome and includes:
- the LOC127740624 gene encoding ATP synthase subunit 9, mitochondrial, giving the protein MTRMEKFEMLEGAKSMGAGAATIASAGAAVGIGNVFSSLIHSVARNPSLAKQLFGYAILGFALTEAIALFALMMAFLILFVF